DNA sequence from the Pseudodesulfovibrio senegalensis genome:
ACGTCGTTCCAGAAGGTGATGCCGCCGAGGATGTTGCCGCCGACATCGCGAACAATGTCCACGTCGATGAGCATTTCAAAGGCTTCGCCCTTGGAGTTGGTGTAGTCGAGGGGCAGATTGTGGCGGGGCTGGCCGTCCGCAAGAACGTCTTCCAGCACCACGTGGCGGGTCTTGTCTGAGAATAGAAATTCGGCCACGCCCATGCCCTTGTAATCGTCCGGTTTTCCGGAACGGCCCGTTGTTGCCAGCATGCTCTGGCTGCACGTGTGCATCTTAAGTTCGGTGTCCACCACGGCAAAGGGATTGCGGATGCCGTCAAGAATGCCTTGGGTAAAGGCTTTTTCCTCCCGCAGCCGTCCGATCATGTGCACGGTCATGTTGCGCAGGGTTTCGGCAAGCACGCCGATTTCATCCTTGCGGCGCAGGGTGAGTTCCGAGTCCGTGTTGCCCTGTTCGATATCACGGGCGTAGCGTACCACCTGAGCCAGCGGCCGGGTCACCAGATAGCGGGTCAGCAGATAGAGCGCTCCGGCCAGAACCAGCAACAGAACGCCACCGCCGTAGCCGAGGAGCCGGGCGAAATCGTCGGCTTCGGCAATGATTTCCTTTTGGTCCTGCGCGGCGCAGAGCGTCCAGTCGTGCATGATGTTTTGGGCCGGGATGTTCACGTTGCGGCAAAGATACCGAATCGTGTGGCCTTTGCTGTCCGTTTCGGTGAATTGCGTGTCCTTGTTGACGATGCGTTTGAGGTAATCACCTTGCCCAGCATTGGTGTTCAGGATGTTTCTTTTGTCCTTGTGGGCTATGAACATGCCCCGGTCGTCCACGAAAAAGATGTGGCCGGTTTTGCCGATGCGGGTCTTCTTGATGAACATGTCGGTAAAGTAGTCCATCTGCGGTGCAAGAATGACCGTGCCCACATGCCTGCCCGCGTCATATACCGGAGCCGCGATCACGAATATGGGATTACCGCGCAGAAGGCTGGGGTAGACCTGGCTGATGAAATACGCTTTTCCTTCACGCGAGGCCTTGATGTAGCTCAGTTGGATGCCGCCCTTGCCGATGGTTTTACCATTCACCGTGTCCGAGAAGAATGTGCCGTCTTTCACGGTTTTCATTTTCCCGCCGGAAAAAAGGGTGACGGCATTTCCGTCCGGCGTGTGCACGGCCAGCGGGATGTTTTCATAATAGCCGTATATATCGTGGATTTTTTGCAGGTATTGCTGCGCCGTCGCCACAACCGCCGTATCCGTGGGGTGTGCACAGGCCGCAATGACGTCCGCGTTGTGGGCCAGCTGTCGTGCCAGCTTGGTTTGCCCGTCGATCCATTCCTCCAGCGCGAGGGAAATGTTTTTGAGGGTTGTTTGGGTGCTGGCCGCGCTTTTGCTTTTTTCGTTTTGCACCTGCGTGCCGTGCAGGTAGAACCCGAAAGCGGTCATGACCGTAAAGAGCAGGACAAAGACACAGGCGATGTACCGTGCCGCCAGTTTTTGAAACAGCTTGCTTTTCATGTGGTTATCCTCCCGATTGTCCGGTGGTGTTTCCGGTTTGCATAAAAGGCGGCATTTTCTTCTCCCCCCACCGGAAGCGTCACATGCCGTATTGATATTTGACGGTCAGGGTCAGCGGGATGTGACCCGTTCCGATGATCTTTGGTCTGTGTGTCGCGCCGCTTGCCAGCCGTATGGCCGTGAGCGCGGCCCGATCCAGTTTTGCATTGCCGGACGTGCGCACCAGCCGCACTCCGGCAAAGCTATCGTTTTCGAGAATGGTGAATGCGCAGACCGCATTGCCGATCATGGATGATGAGATGCCCGTAGCGGAATCAAATTTCTTTGATTCTATGGCTTTGCGAACGGCCTTCAGGAATCGTTTCAGGGCGGCCTGCTGTTTGCGCTTGAAGGCGTCAGCACCTTGTCCTGCTTCCTGCTCCGGCGTTGGGGCGCTGTGCATGGACGAGGGGTCCGATTGCGGGCTGCCCGGCGATTCAAGCGAAATGGGGATGACGGTTTGCCCGGTGCCGGGCGAGGTCGACGGAGTCCAGTGGGCTTCGAGAAGGATGAAATGCGCGAACAGGGAGAACGCGATGCTGGCGGCCAGAAGGTTTTTCATGACTATTGCGCTGCTTTGTGTGCGGGCTCCGGTTGCCTGGCGGCCGTTGCTATGACCAGATTGTTGAATCCGTGCCGACGCACCATGTCCACCATGCCCACGAACCGCTTCACGCGTACGTTGGGTGCGGATTTGAGCATGATGCATTCCGGTTGACGGGAAACGGGTAGTGCTGCTGCGTCGGTGAGCTTGTGGGAAATGTCCAGAAGAGTAGCGGGCTGGCCGTCGTAGAGGAGTTTGCCGTCGGGCAGCAGTTCGATGCGCAGGGATTTCTGGGCGATGGGCTTGGCGGTCTGTGCCTCGGGCAGGTCCATGGTCAGGCCCCGGGCCGTGAACACGGCCGAAACAACGAAAAAGATGAGCAGGATGAAGACCACGTCCAGCAGGGGAGTTATGTCCGGAGTGGCCGGAGCCGGGGTGTTTTTGTGCAGGGAAATCATGGTTTCGGTTCCTGCGTTCCGGTCGTGGTCAGGTAATCCACGGCGGCTTTCTGGAGCGTGAACGCGGCCTTGGCGTGCATACGGCAGAAAAGCCGATGTGCCAGCAGGGCGGGAATGGCTATGGACAGCCCGGCTGCCGTGGTCAGCAGGGCCTGCCAGATGCCGCCCGAAAGCATGGTGATGTCCACGGAACCGGACGATGCCAGGCGCGAAAATGCGTTGATCATGCCGATGACCGTTCCCAGCAGGCCCATGAGCGGGGCGGCAGCGGCCACCGTGGCCAGAAAATCCAGACGCCGCGAAAGCGAGAACAGTGCTTCTTCCCCGGCCTGCGTGATATGCTGTTCGTGGAGTTCGGGCGTAATGTTGTCGAACAGGGCCGCAAAGAATTTCCTGTACGCCGGGGCCGCATCTGCAGCCATGGACGCTGCTTCATCGGTTTTGCCGATGTGTGCCAGTTTGAACGCCTGCCTCAGCGTGTCCTCGTCCGGGAAACGCGTGGTGGTCAGGGTTATGAAGCGTTCGACCATGACCGCGAGGGCGGCAATGGAAAGGGCCAGCAACGGCCACATCATGAACCCGCCCTGATGTATGAGGTTCATGATTGGGCTCCGGCCAGATTTTCCAGCGTGGAGAGGTTCATGTCCCGACCGATGGCCACCAGAAAGTAGTCGTCGTCAAAGTCGTTGCCCAGCCGGGAGAATTCGTATCGGCCGGCAACGTATTGCACCACCTCGGCCTCGTTTGTGTCGCTGATTCCCACAATGCCCTTGAGCCGGAAGACCTCCGGGGGGAGGTGTTTCAATGTCCGGATGAGGTCTTCGCGGCTCAAGGGATTGGAAAACGCAAAGCGTCGGGACGTGTATCCTTCCATGGTGTGGTCATGGTGGGGTTTTTGCGGAACGGATGGAAGGAGTCCGGGAATGCTTTGCTTGAGGGTGTCGGTGTCGTAAAGAATGCCGGGGTTGACGGCCCCGTGTTCGGTCTGCACCAGCGCGGCCCGTTTATTCAGGGAACGAAGGGTTTTGCCAAGGGTTTCGAGGTGGTCTTCGGAGACGAGGTCGCACTTGTTGAGCAGCACGATGTCAGCAGCCTCGATTTGGTTGCGGGCGATGTCGCTTTCGGAAAGAAGATCGAGGGCGTTGGCCGCATCCACCAATGTGGTGATGGAGTCCAACCGCGCGAGCGGACGCAGCTTGTCCAGCTCGCCCAGAATGTTGAAGGGGTTGGCCAGCCCGGTTGTTTCCAGCACGATGACTTTGGGGTTGAAGCGCGCCCGCAGTTGTTCCACCCCGCGGGAGATGCTGCCTGCCAGCGTGCAGCAGACGCAGCCTTCGTCCAGCTCCACGATGGATTCGTCGCCTTCCAGCAGCTTGCCGTCCACGCCGGTCTGTCCGACTTCGTTCTGGATGATGGCCACCAGCTCGTCGCGGGACGCGTGGTATTCCAGCAACTGGTTGAGGAAGGTGGTCTTGCCCGAGCCGAGAAAGCCGCTCAGCACGATCAGTCCGGGGCGGTCGTCAAAAGCGTATGCGTATGTGTCGTCGTTGTTCAGCGCCATGAGGTCATGGGTTTTCCAGAGCATGGCTTCGGCAATGTCCCCGGGCATGTGGGCCGTGTCTTCCGGGCCGCAGGAAAGGTGCGCGGCAAAGGAGGAGGGGGGGGAGACAAGGCCGCGAGCGGCATTGCCTTCCCCCCAGGCAAAGGAATCGGTGACGGTAGTGATTCCCCGGTCGATGAAAGATTGTTTGCCCTGTGCGTTGTAGCAGACGGCCTGCCCCGCGGCCTGCCACTGGTCATAGCGGATGGTCGGTGCTTCAACGCTGTTGGCCACGGCGGCGGCCAGAGCCTTTGTCAGCTCCATGGCGATTGCGCGGGCAGGGATGTCCTCTTCGGCTTGACCGGGCTGGATGACCCATTGGCCGTCTTGGGTGGCGACGCCGTCTTGTGCGATGCTCAGCCTTCTGTCGTCGGCCACAAGGGTCAGGGTCAGGGCAGATTCGTCAGCAGCCAGCGTAAATTTCAGTGTGCCCATGCGAAACGGGGCGGCCCAGCCGCGGTTGCCGGAGAATGTGCGCACGCTGTCCAGATAGTCGTCCTGCACGGCCGCGTGGTTTGCGGCAAGCGACATGGTTTCCAGCAGTTCCTCGTCCGGCGAGGGAAAGTAGTACAGACCGATGTCGGCGTGGTGCCCGGATTCGTCTTTGTGGTTTTGTGCCGTGCACAGGCCGTACACGCCGGGACGGGTTTTGAGTTTTGCGGTCCACCCCTGAAGGCCACGGGCGCATACGGACATGCCTTTCCAGCCTACGAGGCGTTTGAAGGTGTCGTGCTGGGATGCGGCCAGAACGCAGTTCATGAGCAGGTCCGGCATGTTGACCGGATGGTCCTTGCGGCGTTGGACGGGGAGGATCGCTGAAAGATTCATTGTTCGTGCTTCCGGTTTGTTTGCCCGGCCCGCCCGAAGGCGGGCCGGGGTATTCAGAGTGATCAGGCGGCTAGCAGCCGAAGTTGATCTTGTCTCCGTTGCCGAGATAGTCCTTGGAGGCGGAACGGAACCGCGCAGTGCCGCGCACCACGGGGTAGCCAGCCTCGATGAACTTCTTTGCGGTGAGGTGCCCGGTGCAGTGGTTGCAGCCGATGCGTTCGAAGCCCCACTGGCCCAGCGAGATGACAAGGTCGTCGTACTTGGGGTCCCAGTCCTCGAAAGGCGAGATGTGCAGACCGCCGTAGATGCCGTAGAACTTGTCGTTGTCGTACTTCAGGTTCGCGAAGGCGAAGTCCGCGAATTTCAGGATGCCCTGATGGCAGCAACCGGAAATGAGCACGAGGCCCTTGTCCTTGATGTTGAATGCCAGCGAGGTTTCACCGAACACGCGGTTGATGATGGGCACGTCGAACTTGAGCAGGGCCATGCCGGGGATGATCGGCGTGACCGGCTTGTCCACGATGGTCAGGTCGCCCTTGTAGCCGCAGTCCTTGATGTATTGCAGTCCTTCGTCAT
Encoded proteins:
- a CDS encoding methyl-accepting chemotaxis protein; translation: MKSKLFQKLAARYIACVFVLLFTVMTAFGFYLHGTQVQNEKSKSAASTQTTLKNISLALEEWIDGQTKLARQLAHNADVIAACAHPTDTAVVATAQQYLQKIHDIYGYYENIPLAVHTPDGNAVTLFSGGKMKTVKDGTFFSDTVNGKTIGKGGIQLSYIKASREGKAYFISQVYPSLLRGNPIFVIAAPVYDAGRHVGTVILAPQMDYFTDMFIKKTRIGKTGHIFFVDDRGMFIAHKDKRNILNTNAGQGDYLKRIVNKDTQFTETDSKGHTIRYLCRNVNIPAQNIMHDWTLCAAQDQKEIIAEADDFARLLGYGGGVLLLVLAGALYLLTRYLVTRPLAQVVRYARDIEQGNTDSELTLRRKDEIGVLAETLRNMTVHMIGRLREEKAFTQGILDGIRNPFAVVDTELKMHTCSQSMLATTGRSGKPDDYKGMGVAEFLFSDKTRHVVLEDVLADGQPRHNLPLDYTNSKGEAFEMLIDVDIVRDVGGNILGGITFWNDVTELKKRQRAIEGQKNRIEEAAYQAKQVSSGTETIVRTLTNDLATSSQRTEQQKGRLLETVTAVDELSATIQEIARNTAETARNAQDTRQKADDGVNVVRNSMQSILALQEQVAVMQNDLDQLNKQAEGIGSVIEIINDIADQTNLLALNAAIEAARAGEAGRGFSVVADEVRKLAEKTMTATSEVEQAIAAIQRGTHKCTDSIANIDAEATQSVTSSKQTDAALAEIATMAETTSAMIDSIATAAEQQSAATEQIAQTAAEVGAIAEETHLAMQQSEKNVQDVEDSFHQLHGLITSMH
- a CDS encoding energy transducer TonB family protein, with translation MKNLLAASIAFSLFAHFILLEAHWTPSTSPGTGQTVIPISLESPGSPQSDPSSMHSAPTPEQEAGQGADAFKRKQQAALKRFLKAVRKAIESKKFDSATGISSSMIGNAVCAFTILENDSFAGVRLVRTSGNAKLDRAALTAIRLASGATHRPKIIGTGHIPLTLTVKYQYGM
- a CDS encoding ExbD/TolR family protein, which codes for MISLHKNTPAPATPDITPLLDVVFILLIFFVVSAVFTARGLTMDLPEAQTAKPIAQKSLRIELLPDGKLLYDGQPATLLDISHKLTDAAALPVSRQPECIMLKSAPNVRVKRFVGMVDMVRRHGFNNLVIATAARQPEPAHKAAQ
- a CDS encoding CobW family GTP-binding protein, with translation MNLSAILPVQRRKDHPVNMPDLLMNCVLAASQHDTFKRLVGWKGMSVCARGLQGWTAKLKTRPGVYGLCTAQNHKDESGHHADIGLYYFPSPDEELLETMSLAANHAAVQDDYLDSVRTFSGNRGWAAPFRMGTLKFTLAADESALTLTLVADDRRLSIAQDGVATQDGQWVIQPGQAEEDIPARAIAMELTKALAAAVANSVEAPTIRYDQWQAAGQAVCYNAQGKQSFIDRGITTVTDSFAWGEGNAARGLVSPPSSFAAHLSCGPEDTAHMPGDIAEAMLWKTHDLMALNNDDTYAYAFDDRPGLIVLSGFLGSGKTTFLNQLLEYHASRDELVAIIQNEVGQTGVDGKLLEGDESIVELDEGCVCCTLAGSISRGVEQLRARFNPKVIVLETTGLANPFNILGELDKLRPLARLDSITTLVDAANALDLLSESDIARNQIEAADIVLLNKCDLVSEDHLETLGKTLRSLNKRAALVQTEHGAVNPGILYDTDTLKQSIPGLLPSVPQKPHHDHTMEGYTSRRFAFSNPLSREDLIRTLKHLPPEVFRLKGIVGISDTNEAEVVQYVAGRYEFSRLGNDFDDDYFLVAIGRDMNLSTLENLAGAQS
- a CDS encoding MotA/TolQ/ExbB proton channel family protein, translating into MNLIHQGGFMMWPLLALSIAALAVMVERFITLTTTRFPDEDTLRQAFKLAHIGKTDEAASMAADAAPAYRKFFAALFDNITPELHEQHITQAGEEALFSLSRRLDFLATVAAAAPLMGLLGTVIGMINAFSRLASSGSVDITMLSGGIWQALLTTAAGLSIAIPALLAHRLFCRMHAKAAFTLQKAAVDYLTTTGTQEPKP